The Tepidibacter aestuarii genome contains a region encoding:
- the flgB gene encoding flagellar basal body rod protein FlgB: MKLNDNINLLSKSLDAYSIRQNAINNNISNSNTPNYKRKDVEFDEILRKMTNESGMNIKTTDPKHIGNNIDKIDLEPKIIVDKNTKSRLDGNNVDVDVEMAELSKNYIKYNVVSQQITNAFKRYKNAISGGGR; encoded by the coding sequence ATGAAACTAAATGATAATATAAACTTGTTGAGCAAAAGTCTAGATGCATATTCAATTAGACAAAATGCTATAAATAACAACATATCAAATTCTAATACTCCTAATTACAAAAGAAAGGATGTGGAATTTGACGAAATACTAAGAAAAATGACAAATGAAAGTGGTATGAATATAAAGACAACTGATCCTAAGCATATAGGAAATAATATTGACAAAATTGATCTAGAGCCAAAAATTATTGTTGATAAAAATACGAAATCGAGACTTGATGGAAATAATGTAGATGTAGATGTGGAAATGGCAGAGTTGAGTAAAAATTACATAAAATACAATGTAGTAAGTCAACAGATAACAAATGCATTTAAAAGATATAAAAATGCAATAAGTGGAGGAGGTAGATAA
- a CDS encoding MFS transporter encodes MLIIGFCESMKGVFVSQFKEMFKISDSSIGLMFSLSIFGYIISTYIGGILCSKFGHKKVLIFSTVLIGGSYLLTSVAPTFTILLVSVFITNIGTGLQGISVNSISPILFVTYNTILINLTHFFYGFGVSISQKFSGTMILKGFTFRDVFFINSGLMLLSILFIIFTKFPKVESVNVKSSIFKALKNKLVLLFIFAQGLYVFSEVGFLNWFVNFAQISYNFTIDNATHYSAIFFLVFTLGRLTGGFVVHRLGIKRSMLIYLSMSLMLFWSGYLLKSNFIILISLSGFFFSIIFPTTITIIGEAFKENTSYTMGLILSFVSIVNMLMNSLVGILSASLSPYIAFSLIPISLSFSLFFYINIFKKIETL; translated from the coding sequence ATGCTTATTATAGGTTTTTGCGAAAGTATGAAAGGAGTATTCGTTTCTCAATTTAAGGAAATGTTCAAAATTTCCGATTCCTCAATAGGTCTTATGTTTTCTCTTTCAATATTTGGATACATAATTTCAACATATATAGGAGGTATACTTTGCTCTAAATTCGGTCACAAAAAAGTCCTTATTTTTTCTACTGTATTAATAGGAGGCTCTTATTTATTAACATCTGTTGCCCCTACTTTTACAATATTGCTAGTCTCTGTATTTATAACGAATATAGGTACAGGCCTTCAAGGTATATCAGTAAATTCTATATCACCAATTTTATTTGTTACTTATAATACTATACTTATAAACCTTACTCATTTTTTCTACGGCTTCGGAGTTAGTATAAGCCAAAAATTTTCTGGAACTATGATTTTAAAAGGTTTCACTTTTAGAGATGTTTTTTTTATAAACAGTGGATTAATGTTATTATCTATACTTTTTATAATATTTACTAAGTTCCCGAAGGTTGAATCTGTGAATGTAAAATCCAGTATATTTAAAGCTTTAAAAAACAAACTAGTCTTATTATTCATATTTGCACAAGGTCTCTATGTTTTTTCTGAGGTAGGATTTTTAAATTGGTTTGTTAACTTTGCACAAATTTCATACAATTTTACAATAGATAACGCCACTCATTATTCAGCTATTTTCTTTCTAGTATTCACTTTAGGGAGATTAACAGGAGGATTTGTAGTTCATAGGTTAGGAATAAAAAGATCTATGTTAATTTATTTATCGATGTCATTAATGCTATTTTGGAGTGGATATTTATTGAAATCTAATTTTATAATATTAATATCACTTTCAGGATTCTTCTTTTCAATAATTTTTCCAACTACAATAACTATAATAGGGGAAGCATTTAAAGAAAATACTTCATATACAATGGGATTAATATTATCCTTTGTTTCTATTGTAAATATGCTTATGAACAGCTTGGTAGGTATTTTATCTGCTTCGTTATCACCATATATAGCTTTTTCACTAATACCTATATCACTAAGTTTTTCTTTATTCTTCTATATTAATATATTTAAAAAAATAGAAACCTTATAA
- a CDS encoding YerC/YecD family TrpR-related protein: MDYNSRLKDEHIDNLFEVILKINTIEECYMFFEDICTVKELKSLSQRLQVAKMLRNNKTYTEIEENTGASTATISRVSRCLNYGANGYNIMLDRMDKK; encoded by the coding sequence ATGGATTATAATTCGAGACTAAAAGATGAACACATAGATAACCTGTTTGAAGTTATACTAAAAATAAATACTATAGAGGAATGTTATATGTTCTTTGAAGATATATGTACGGTGAAAGAATTGAAATCTTTATCACAAAGGTTACAAGTGGCAAAAATGTTAAGAAATAATAAAACATATACAGAAATAGAAGAAAATACAGGAGCCAGCACAGCGACTATAAGCAGGGTTAGTAGATGTTTAAATTATGGTGCAAATGGATATAATATTATGCTTGATAGAATGGATAAAAAATAG
- a CDS encoding FAD-dependent oxidoreductase has protein sequence MKIAVIGCTHAGTASILSCSKLYPDAKITVYEKNDNISFLSCGIALYVGGVIEDPKGLFYSSPEELTKLGVITKMSHEVLDVDIKNKKINIINLKTNERFEDDFDKLIITTGSWPIIPNIDGIKLDNILLSKNFYHSKDIIEKSKNIKNVVVVGAGYIGVELVEAFQQNGKNVTLIDAQNRILNKYLDEEYTSKAEEEFVKHSVNLELGQMVQSFKGKEGKVSKVVTDKGEYDADLVIMCVGFKPNTHLFKDQIEMLDNGAIIVDEYMRTSEKDIYAAGDCCAVIYNPTNTHEYIPLATNAVRMGTLVARNLVNLTTKYMGTQGTSGIKIYDYNIASTGLTYNHAKEKGIDADYVVVEDNYRPEFMPTYEMVKLKVVYDKKSQIILGAQIISKADLTQSINTMSVFIQNKMTMDELAFTDFFFQPHFNKPWNILNSAGLKAK, from the coding sequence ATGAAAATAGCGGTTATAGGATGTACTCATGCTGGAACTGCATCTATATTAAGTTGTTCTAAATTATATCCAGATGCAAAAATAACTGTATATGAAAAAAATGATAATATATCATTTTTGTCTTGTGGAATTGCACTATATGTAGGGGGGGTAATAGAAGATCCTAAAGGGTTATTTTATTCATCTCCAGAAGAATTAACTAAGCTAGGGGTCATTACGAAAATGTCTCATGAAGTTTTGGATGTTGATATAAAAAATAAGAAAATAAATATTATTAATTTAAAGACAAATGAAAGGTTTGAAGATGATTTTGATAAATTAATAATAACTACAGGATCTTGGCCTATAATACCAAATATAGATGGAATTAAACTAGATAATATACTACTGTCTAAAAATTTTTATCATTCAAAAGATATAATTGAAAAATCTAAAAATATTAAAAATGTAGTTGTTGTTGGTGCTGGATATATAGGTGTTGAACTTGTAGAAGCATTTCAACAAAATGGAAAAAATGTTACTTTAATAGATGCTCAAAATAGAATACTAAACAAGTATTTAGACGAGGAATATACTAGTAAAGCAGAAGAAGAATTTGTTAAACATTCAGTAAATTTAGAGTTAGGTCAAATGGTACAATCTTTTAAAGGTAAAGAAGGCAAGGTTTCGAAAGTTGTTACCGACAAAGGAGAATATGATGCTGATTTAGTTATAATGTGTGTGGGTTTTAAACCAAATACACATTTATTTAAAGACCAAATTGAAATGTTAGATAACGGTGCTATAATTGTTGATGAATATATGAGAACTAGTGAGAAAGATATTTATGCTGCTGGAGATTGTTGTGCAGTCATATATAATCCTACTAATACACATGAGTATATACCATTAGCTACAAATGCAGTTAGGATGGGAACTTTAGTTGCTAGGAATTTAGTGAATTTAACTACAAAATATATGGGGACACAAGGAACATCCGGAATTAAAATATATGATTATAACATTGCATCTACAGGATTGACATACAATCATGCAAAAGAGAAAGGAATAGATGCTGACTATGTAGTAGTTGAAGATAATTATCGACCGGAGTTTATGCCCACATATGAAATGGTGAAGCTGAAAGTTGTTTATGATAAAAAATCTCAAATAATATTAGGTGCACAGATAATTTCTAAAGCAGATTTAACTCAAAGTATAAATACTATGTCTGTATTCATACAAAATAAAATGACTATGGATGAATTAGCGTTTACAGATTTTTTCTTTCAACCTCATTTTAATAAGCCTTGGAATATACTAAATTCAGCTGGGTTAAAAGCTAAATAA
- a CDS encoding M15 family metallopeptidase: MKRMLTFFIIGILLISIFFICPKTKDYQVFKNENDKKYTIDMKRNILSLMMGYDGYIVDIDASDDNVYLIMKSGNKILYDDKKNKTTQEKINNPDLQDMMEESYNLENTHNIATNDPGRIRHYQLLKEVYGNTKKEIEVNLKNLRFGNKYYAFNNKNNAYDNLNKSINEALNICKQDNRIYKYVYPISGTFNYRVISGTGRLSPHSFGIAIDLTSDKSDYWKWASKEAGQNRLKSYPDSLVRVFENNKFIWGGKWEHFDILHFEYRPEFIYKAKHFNDNLDYSKPWYKGADIKDERTKLYIDLINNKIK; the protein is encoded by the coding sequence ATGAAAAGAATGCTAACTTTTTTTATTATAGGGATATTACTTATAAGTATATTTTTCATATGTCCTAAAACTAAAGATTATCAAGTTTTTAAAAATGAAAATGATAAAAAATATACTATAGATATGAAAAGGAATATACTGTCGTTAATGATGGGATATGATGGTTATATTGTAGATATTGATGCATCTGATGACAATGTGTATTTAATAATGAAATCTGGGAATAAAATACTTTATGATGATAAAAAAAATAAAACTACTCAAGAAAAAATAAATAATCCAGATTTGCAAGATATGATGGAAGAATCATATAATTTAGAGAATACACATAATATAGCAACTAATGATCCGGGTAGGATAAGGCATTATCAATTACTAAAAGAAGTATATGGAAACACAAAAAAAGAAATCGAAGTTAACTTAAAAAATTTGAGATTTGGAAATAAATATTATGCATTTAATAATAAAAACAATGCTTATGATAATTTAAACAAATCTATAAATGAAGCTTTGAACATTTGTAAGCAAGATAATCGAATATATAAATATGTATATCCTATAAGTGGAACTTTTAATTATAGAGTTATATCTGGAACTGGTAGATTAAGTCCTCACTCATTTGGTATAGCTATTGATTTAACAAGTGATAAGAGTGATTATTGGAAATGGGCATCAAAAGAAGCGGGGCAAAATAGATTGAAATCTTATCCAGATAGCCTTGTCAGAGTATTTGAAAATAATAAGTTTATATGGGGAGGCAAGTGGGAGCATTTTGATATATTGCATTTTGAATATAGACCAGAATTTATATATAAAGCAAAACATTTTAATGATAATTTAGATTATTCTAAACCGTGGTATAAAGGAGCTGATATAAAAGATGAAAGGACAAAGCTTTATATAGATTTAATAAATAATAAAATAAAATAA
- a CDS encoding MATE family efflux transporter, whose translation MNLLYNKLIAVLFDDSKFYKNLLKIALPIMIQNFIASSLNMVDTMMIGKIGETQIAAVGIANQYFFFFNLIIIGMFSGCSIFISQFWGKKDCDNIRRVLGLGLLSGCIISIIFTIVALAIPNKIISLFNKDLIVIEQGVEYLRIVSMSYIFTAITFNYSFASRSIEKVLLPMIVSSIALLSNTFLNYIFIFGNFGMPSMGVKGAAIATLISRIIEMILLIGLIYYKRGILSATFKKMFDFNKIFIKTVYKTVVPVVLNEGCWGAGFVVYSIVYGRIGTQAMAAVQICNTIHNLFMVIIFSMASSSVVMIGNKIGAGEEEEAKIYAKKLLIVGCLVGFLISILLYNMSSYILSFFNVSDTVTYYCLMMIYTICAILVIRVFNILLVVGILRGGGDSKYSLCIEAFTMWIIGVPIAFLGAFVFKLPVHYVYALVTIEEIVKFIIGYMRLKSDRWIKNIVKHV comes from the coding sequence GTGAATTTGCTATATAACAAATTAATAGCTGTATTATTTGATGATTCTAAATTTTATAAGAATCTATTAAAAATAGCACTTCCTATAATGATACAAAATTTTATAGCATCATCATTGAATATGGTAGATACTATGATGATAGGTAAGATAGGTGAAACACAAATAGCTGCAGTTGGTATAGCGAATCAATATTTTTTCTTCTTTAATCTGATTATAATAGGAATGTTTAGTGGATGTAGCATTTTTATTTCTCAATTTTGGGGCAAAAAAGATTGTGATAATATAAGACGAGTATTAGGTCTAGGTCTATTATCGGGATGTATTATATCTATAATATTTACGATTGTAGCTTTAGCAATACCAAATAAAATTATAAGTTTATTTAATAAAGACTTAATAGTTATAGAACAGGGTGTTGAATATTTAAGAATAGTATCTATGAGTTACATATTCACAGCTATTACATTTAATTATAGTTTTGCATCTAGGTCTATAGAAAAAGTGCTACTCCCTATGATCGTAAGTAGTATAGCTTTATTAAGTAATACGTTTCTAAATTATATTTTTATATTTGGGAACTTTGGAATGCCTTCTATGGGAGTTAAGGGAGCTGCAATTGCGACTTTAATATCTAGGATAATAGAGATGATTTTACTAATAGGACTTATATATTATAAAAGAGGAATATTGTCTGCTACATTCAAGAAAATGTTTGATTTTAATAAGATATTTATTAAAACGGTATACAAAACAGTTGTACCTGTTGTGTTGAATGAAGGATGTTGGGGAGCAGGGTTTGTTGTATATTCTATTGTTTATGGAAGAATAGGAACGCAAGCTATGGCTGCTGTCCAAATATGTAATACGATACATAACTTATTTATGGTAATTATTTTTTCAATGGCAAGTTCTTCTGTTGTAATGATAGGAAATAAAATAGGTGCAGGTGAAGAGGAAGAGGCCAAGATATATGCTAAAAAGCTTTTAATAGTAGGTTGTTTGGTAGGATTTTTAATTTCTATATTATTATATAATATGTCTTCTTATATATTATCATTCTTCAATGTTTCAGACACTGTAACTTATTATTGTTTAATGATGATATACACAATTTGTGCAATTTTAGTGATAAGAGTATTCAATATATTACTAGTTGTAGGTATTCTAAGAGGTGGAGGAGATTCTAAATATTCATTATGTATAGAAGCTTTTACTATGTGGATAATAGGAGTTCCAATTGCGTTTTTAGGAGCTTTTGTGTTTAAATTACCTGTACATTATGTTTATGCACTGGTTACTATTGAAGAAATAGTTAAGTTTATAATAGGTTACATGAGGTTAAAATCTGATAGATGGATAAAAAACATTGTTAAACATGTATAA
- a CDS encoding ABC-F family ATP-binding cassette domain-containing protein translates to MLQATGIGLRYGDKQLFKDVNIKFNKGNCYGVIGANGAGKSTFLKVLSGEVQANEGDVSITTGERLSVLKQDHFQYDEEVVINTVIMGHKRLHQIIKEKEELYAKTDFTDEDGIKAAELEGEFAELNGWEAETEAEMILMGLGLPKDLHYKQMKELSGAEKVKVLLAQALFGKPDILLMDEPTNHLDFKSINWLENFIMDLEDTAVIVVSHDRHFLNKVCTHMADVDFGKIQMYVGNYDFWYESSQLALQMAKDQNKKTEEKVKQLKEFIARFSSNASKAKQATSRKKQLDKLTIEDIQPSRRRYPFVGFSPEREVGNELLTVEGISKTVDGVKVLDNVSFRLEKDDKVIFLGDEIAKTTLFDILMGVTEPDEGSFKWGVTTSQDYLPKNHNDYFDGIEMSLVDWLRQYSEEKSESFIRGFLGRMLFSGEEALKNANVLSGGEKVRCMLSKLMLSNANVLVLDEPTNHLDLESITSVNKGLISFTGSILFTSHDHQFIETIANRIIEITPSGLMDRKMQFDEYLENKDIQSKLKEMYK, encoded by the coding sequence ATGTTACAGGCTACTGGAATTGGATTAAGATATGGAGATAAACAATTATTTAAAGATGTTAACATAAAATTTAATAAAGGAAACTGCTACGGAGTAATCGGTGCTAATGGAGCAGGAAAATCTACATTTTTAAAGGTATTATCTGGAGAAGTACAAGCGAATGAAGGAGATGTATCTATAACTACTGGAGAAAGATTATCTGTATTAAAACAAGATCACTTCCAATATGATGAAGAAGTTGTAATAAATACAGTTATAATGGGTCATAAGAGATTACATCAAATAATTAAGGAAAAAGAAGAATTATATGCAAAAACTGATTTTACAGATGAAGATGGAATAAAAGCAGCTGAACTTGAAGGAGAATTTGCTGAATTAAATGGATGGGAAGCAGAAACAGAAGCTGAGATGATTTTAATGGGGCTTGGCTTGCCTAAAGATTTACATTATAAGCAAATGAAGGAATTATCAGGTGCTGAAAAAGTTAAAGTGTTACTAGCTCAAGCTTTATTTGGAAAGCCTGATATACTTCTTATGGATGAGCCTACTAACCACTTAGATTTTAAATCAATCAACTGGTTAGAAAACTTTATTATGGATTTAGAAGACACTGCTGTAATAGTAGTATCACATGATAGACATTTCCTGAATAAGGTATGTACTCATATGGCAGATGTTGACTTTGGAAAAATACAAATGTATGTTGGAAATTATGATTTTTGGTATGAATCTAGTCAATTAGCATTACAGATGGCTAAAGATCAAAATAAAAAGACTGAAGAAAAGGTTAAACAATTGAAAGAATTTATTGCGAGATTTAGCTCAAATGCATCTAAGGCAAAACAAGCTACGTCTAGAAAAAAACAATTAGACAAACTTACAATAGAAGATATTCAACCATCTAGAAGAAGATATCCTTTTGTTGGATTTAGCCCTGAAAGAGAAGTTGGAAATGAATTATTGACAGTAGAAGGAATATCTAAGACTGTAGACGGTGTTAAGGTTCTAGATAATGTAAGCTTTAGACTAGAAAAGGATGATAAAGTTATATTCTTAGGTGATGAAATTGCTAAGACAACACTGTTTGATATATTAATGGGAGTTACAGAACCTGATGAAGGAAGTTTCAAATGGGGAGTTACAACATCTCAAGATTATTTACCTAAAAACCATAATGATTACTTTGATGGCATTGAAATGTCATTAGTTGATTGGTTAAGACAATATTCAGAAGAAAAATCTGAAAGTTTTATAAGAGGATTTTTAGGAAGAATGCTTTTCTCTGGAGAAGAAGCACTTAAAAATGCAAATGTATTATCTGGAGGAGAAAAAGTTAGATGTATGTTATCTAAACTTATGTTATCTAATGCAAACGTATTAGTTTTAGATGAACCTACAAATCACCTTGATCTTGAATCTATAACATCTGTAAACAAAGGGTTAATTAGTTTTACTGGAAGCATACTATTTACATCTCACGATCATCAGTTTATAGAAACTATAGCCAATAGAATAATAGAGATAACTCCAAGTGGACTAATGGATAGAAAAATGCAGTTTGATGAGTATTTAGAAAATAAGGATATACAATCTAAATTAAAAGAAATGTACAAATAA
- a CDS encoding flavodoxin family protein, whose product MRKLVIYYSLEGNTKLLSQTIAQNLDADILEIKPKYEVKRKGFMKYLWCGKSVFMKEKPELERIEINIDEYDLLIIGTPVWAGTFTPALRTFFDKYNIKNKKIFLFCTHNGGPGKTLENMKSELDMNNIVDTKDFVNVSKNVEINKNIAEKWVEEVISKINV is encoded by the coding sequence ATGAGGAAACTAGTAATTTATTATTCGCTTGAAGGAAATACAAAACTTTTATCTCAAACAATAGCTCAAAACTTAGATGCAGATATTTTAGAAATTAAACCTAAATATGAAGTTAAAAGAAAAGGGTTTATGAAATATTTATGGTGTGGAAAAAGTGTTTTTATGAAAGAAAAGCCGGAACTTGAACGTATTGAAATAAACATAGATGAATACGATCTGCTAATTATAGGAACTCCGGTATGGGCTGGAACCTTTACGCCTGCCTTAAGAACATTTTTTGACAAATATAATATCAAAAACAAGAAGATATTCTTATTTTGTACACATAACGGGGGTCCAGGTAAAACTTTAGAAAATATGAAATCGGAATTGGATATGAATAATATAGTTGATACTAAAGACTTTGTAAATGTATCTAAAAATGTAGAAATTAACAAAAATATAGCTGAAAAGTGGGTTGAAGAGGTAATATCTAAAATTAATGTATAA
- the deoC gene encoding deoxyribose-phosphate aldolase — translation MELAKYIDHTVLKAQTTEGDVKKVCEEAKEYGFFSVCINPSYIEFAKEQLKESDVKVCTVIGFPLGSNTSEVKAFETIDAIKKGADEVDMVINIGALKDKKYDYVQNDIKAVVDAADGKALVKVIIETCYLTDEEKKIACELAKKAGTDYVKTSTGFGTGGSTPQDIKLMRETVGENIGVKASGGVRSTEDAKAVIDAGASRIGASASISIVTGNKDSNSGY, via the coding sequence ATGGAATTAGCAAAATACATAGACCATACTGTCTTAAAAGCACAAACAACAGAGGGTGACGTAAAAAAAGTTTGTGAAGAAGCAAAAGAATATGGATTTTTCTCAGTATGCATAAATCCATCATATATAGAGTTTGCAAAAGAGCAATTAAAAGAATCTGATGTTAAAGTTTGTACAGTTATAGGGTTTCCTTTAGGATCAAATACTTCAGAAGTTAAGGCGTTCGAAACTATAGATGCAATCAAAAAAGGTGCTGATGAAGTAGATATGGTTATAAACATAGGAGCACTTAAAGATAAAAAATATGATTATGTTCAAAATGATATAAAAGCAGTTGTAGATGCAGCTGATGGAAAAGCTTTAGTAAAAGTTATAATAGAGACTTGCTATTTAACTGATGAAGAAAAGAAAATAGCTTGTGAACTTGCAAAAAAAGCAGGAACTGATTATGTTAAAACTTCTACTGGATTTGGAACAGGTGGATCAACACCACAAGACATAAAACTTATGAGAGAAACTGTTGGAGAGAATATAGGTGTTAAGGCTTCTGGTGGAGTAAGAAGCACAGAAGATGCAAAAGCTGTAATAGATGCTGGAGCGTCAAGAATTGGAGCTAGTGCATCTATAAGTATAGTTACAGGAAATAAAGACTCAAATAGCGGATATTAA
- a CDS encoding LacI family DNA-binding transcriptional regulator, which yields MAITIKDIAKKAQVSRTTVSRVLNDSGYVKEETRKKVMDVIKELNYTPSAIARSLSTSKTNTIGVIVPEINNPFFGEIIKGISQIADENDLNIILCNTDDKRDKELKALKIFKEQRIEGIIITPTYAEDHFSSEYLNTLEQIGIPIILLDGYVKYSEFSGIFIDHVKGAYDATSALINAGHNKIAIINGKQNYTITKDRFKGYVKALNENNILIEDKYVFYGDFDYESAYEITKQILNMEDRPSAIFVTSNMMILGTIKAIYEQNINVPQDMAIIGFDKLDLVNILGMNISSVNGPTIEMGKAGMKMLMDKLNNVSPKDQIKRRIIIPQLVLKGSEKFVP from the coding sequence ATGGCTATAACTATAAAAGATATTGCAAAAAAAGCACAAGTATCTCGAACTACTGTATCAAGAGTGTTGAATGATTCTGGATATGTAAAAGAAGAAACTAGAAAAAAAGTAATGGATGTAATTAAAGAATTAAACTATACACCTAGTGCAATAGCTAGGAGTTTATCTACAAGTAAAACAAATACTATAGGAGTTATAGTTCCAGAAATAAACAATCCTTTTTTTGGAGAAATAATAAAAGGTATAAGTCAAATAGCAGATGAAAATGATTTGAATATAATACTTTGCAATACTGATGATAAAAGAGACAAAGAACTTAAAGCTCTTAAAATATTCAAAGAACAGAGGATAGAAGGGATAATAATAACTCCAACATATGCAGAAGATCATTTCAGTAGTGAATATTTAAATACTTTAGAGCAAATAGGAATACCTATTATATTACTGGATGGATATGTTAAATACTCAGAATTTAGCGGTATATTCATAGATCATGTAAAAGGAGCGTATGATGCTACTAGTGCATTAATAAATGCTGGACATAATAAGATAGCAATAATTAATGGTAAACAAAATTACACAATAACCAAAGATAGATTCAAAGGATATGTAAAAGCTTTAAATGAAAATAATATACTTATTGAGGATAAATATGTATTTTATGGAGACTTTGATTATGAAAGTGCATATGAAATCACTAAGCAAATATTAAACATGGAAGACAGACCAAGTGCTATATTTGTAACTAGTAATATGATGATTTTGGGAACTATAAAAGCGATATATGAACAAAACATAAATGTTCCACAAGATATGGCTATAATAGGATTTGACAAGTTAGATCTAGTAAATATTTTAGGAATGAACATAAGCTCAGTAAATGGACCTACTATTGAAATGGGAAAAGCAGGAATGAAAATGCTTATGGATAAATTAAACAATGTGTCTCCAAAAGACCAAATAAAAAGAAGAATAATAATTCCTCAACTTGTTTTAAAAGGATCAGAGAAATTTGTTCCATAA